The Penicillium digitatum chromosome 6, complete sequence genome contains the following window.
ATTTTAGACGTTTCCATGGTCATTGCCTCTAGGACGAAGATAGACATATTCTGATGGTGGAATCCCACAGAATCCGAAAAAGTCGTGACAGTTGATTAAGCTAGTGATTTTTTCAACATGATAACTCTGCCAAGTAGCAAGTTTACTATAAACCCTTGCCCTTTTCCATCTCCCTGTAACTAGTGCAGTTGATGTACAATTGTACGTTCATCGATGCCCTTTGTAGTGGTAGGGTCGTTCCGCGGCTTCGTCAGAGTGCGGAAATTTTCCGTTGCAGATTTGACTGACGATCAGATTTATCTGAGATTTTCGATGCCACAAAAGATTGGGAAGATCCGCCAATGCTTACTAGAGATGCGTGATCCAACTCGATAATTTGCAATGATTTGCAAGCGCCCCGCTAAGAACCCCAAGTTATACGCCACATAAATCTGTAGTCTTGCACCTATTTCTTCCCCTACCCTCACTGCTCTCTTATCTTCCTCAATAACTCAAATCTACTTACAATGACAGACCCATTCGCCTACTCATACCCCTCCCCATTGGAGGGGTACGAAGACCTCGAGCCACTGTCCGAGTAGGTGTGCCCCATGCCCAAATCGAAGTCCAAGATGCTTAACTTCTCTACTATAGCGAGCGAAATGAAGACGGTAAATCATTGAAGAACCCTCAACATGGCGTATTAAGCAAAGCCTACGAGGAATTCCCGGACCCTCTTTCCAAAGGCCGAGAGGGAGGTTTCGACATCCACATCTATCATTTCCAAGTAAGTGGCGCCCACTCCCCCTTTTCGGACTATAAAGGCAAGCCATAGCAAAACTGACGCATCGACCAGAATAACCCCGAACAAGCCTCATTTGCGAAAGCGCTCTGGGAGCGAATCAGACGAGAATGTAAGCGCACTCTTCTAGCCAAGAAATTGCATCACCTGGCCGTCTACTGCGGGGTTGAGGTTGTTCATTTCAATTGATGTAATTGATGTATTGCTTACACTTCTGAACAGTCCCCGAGCTTCGAATTTACACCTTCTTCGACCGGCCTATCGGCCCTCACCCGGTGGCCATGTTTGAAGTGAATCTGTTCACCCCCGCGCAGTTTGGAGCCTTTGTCCCTTGGTTGGTTATTAATCGGGGCCCGCTCAGTGCTCTCATTCATCCCAACACAGTGGCATCAGAGGATGAGCGCAATCATACTCAACGTGCGACGTGGCTTGGTGATCGGATTCCGTTGGATTTGAGCCTCTTCAAGAGGAAATAGTAGTACACGAAGAAGGAAAATAAGCATGAAAATGTAATACGAGAGAGGCTGCGGTACCTGTGGATTGTTTTAGCAAGATGTCAATGCCACCAATGAATGTTTATACATCTGAAGAAAAATCGGGTTCACTACAAGGCACGTATTATTTTGGCCTTCTTGGCATCCTTTGTGTCTACACACGAGTGGGGTTCACTACGTTCGACGAACGTAATTCAATAGCAGGTTGAAGAATTCGATTTAAAATACCAACAACTTCAACTGCCAGTTTTCAGTTCGATGCAATCTGCTTTCTTGGATCACGGGGTACAATCTAACTTGGGTGGTGATGAGCGGACACAATATCCAGATCCATACGGGACGATATCTTCACTGACTTGGGGAATGGAGACTGGAGACGTTACATAATCTTGCTCGTAAATACTGATTGAAGTTTAGTAGCGATTGTTGGCCGATGAGCTCTTTATTTCTATGATTTTGTCCTCAATTAGTCCGAGATGCTTCACAGCGAAGCTTGATGATATGACGGAAATTGACCACGCTAACTGATATTATGAGCAGCACAGCAAAACGATAGGGTTAAACCGAGTTGATTTGACTCTTGCATCTGGTAAATAGAAAAAAATCGAAGGCCTTTGGCGAGTGGATCTCAAATTACGTGTCTTCCCTACTGCTTGAACTGTAAAACCTATGGTTAACTATTCTCAAGACAAATGAGAACTACAAAAGGCATTATCCACAGGAAGACCTTCAGCGTATTACTCCAAGTGATTCCATCTAGTCCAATCGAGTCCCGAACTCTTCATCGTGATGGCTTCGCGGGCAGGTGACCTCGTCAGCTCAAGGTCAGTCTTAGAGCAATGTTATTCATCCATGAGATCAAGCATGCAGATCGCGCTATTGTTGTGACCAGCAAAAACCGTACGGTGACTCCTGCTACTGCACTCCCCTGTTCTTGGAGCACCCAATATAAAGCTCACATTCCTCTGAGTTGCAAATTGCACACCCTATCCCGGAGGATAAAGGAAGTAATCAGGGTTCTTATCAACAATCCCACCCTATCGCATGAGAAATACCACCTGAATCTAATTTTGATTATTTACGCCCTCACCGTATTGTCCGAGCTCGAAAAATCAATGTCAAGGTGCTGTGACCTGCCGCTCGGAACACTGGCATGATCCTCGTCAAGGGATCACTTCGAGGGATCCATGGCATCGCTGGAATAGCAAACGATCTTGTGATTATGGACTCCGATTGCTTGCATTTTTGATTCATTGCACCTCACTCCACGTTATATCTTCGAATCTTATGCCCATGACGAGATCATGCTGACAAAAATTAGTTTAAGCATCGTTACAAGCTAGCAAGCTTTGGCTATTTCTATCATAGGAAATAAAAGGGAGCTTCTCACATCTCCATCACTTGAGAACAGTAACACAAGATGCATCCTTTCATATCGTTGGTACTGGTTGGATTATCTTCTACCCAACTAGTCTGGGCATCATTCAACGACAGGGCCACATCTGATGTCCTACCATATGCCTTGGAATACGGCAAGCTACCTGATACATCTAGTTCTAATCTTGGTTTACTTATTCCGCTTAACAGCACCCTTGGTCTGGCTTCATAGCCAGGAAATCTACCTGCCGAGCGACAACCAGCAGCAGCTCGATCATACCAGACCCAACGTAAACTGGACAACCGTTGAGGGAGTGGAGTCGCCCCTGACACTCAACAACCTTGACACGCTCAACTATATGGGAAATTCAAGCGTCTATCTAACCTCTCTAGGGGGCATCGAAGCCAATCCAGAGCCATCCTGG
Protein-coding sequences here:
- a CDS encoding Vacuolar protein sorting-associated protein 62 yields the protein MHPFISLVLVGLSSTQLVWASFNDRATSDVLPYALEYAPLVWLHSQEIYLPSDNQQQLDHTRPNVNWTTVEGVESPLTLNNLDTLNYMGNSSVYLTSLGGIEANPEPSWFRDIRPDSQWRTGNGTGSVMIIADRGNETVDAFYFYFYAFNKGGRQGTRSRIRRPHRRLGT
- a CDS encoding Dopa 4,5-dioxygenase, with product MTDPFAYSYPSPLEGYEDLEPLSDERNEDGKSLKNPQHGVLSKAYEEFPDPLSKGREGGFDIHIYHFQNNPEQASFAKALWERIRREFPELRIYTFFDRPIGPHPVAMFEVNLFTPAQFGAFVPWLVINRGPLSALIHPNTVASEDERNHTQRATWLGDRIPLDLSLFKRK